In a single window of the Methylococcus sp. Mc7 genome:
- a CDS encoding PepSY domain-containing protein: MITNRRHRRQHWLRIHSILALSVGLLFVLTGFTGSLNLIGPELDRWLNPELTVIPRPGAGLSPDQLMASVKSAHPRRFGAWRLQFPESPASPAIVWYDKPIETSEEPYAPLMVAIDPYTGEILANRFWGHTLASWVHRLHSQWLLGGFGRTLVGLTGLVLLASLVTGLRLWLPARRRLRRALTVKPRAGFKRRIFDLHRVAGIYGLPILMTAVLTGLHLAFPSLLTTVTGTSDFGHHEAPDAEEIAASSAVSDTPLNLAQAILMARGLFPNAIVDSVTTPRASNGMYRVDFRRPGEHHALTAVWVDPYSGQIRQSRNSANFSRGQRFVNAIRPLHNGSLLGVTGRILGFLAGFLPLALYLTGMVHWLHKRRIDVVRYCPRLPPEWVRLWRRHWPELKGLLSALARAVAAQIAHVASVLFRRMLELWAERQRRRTPSQD; encoded by the coding sequence ATGATTACGAACCGGCGGCACCGTCGCCAGCACTGGCTCAGGATTCATTCGATCCTCGCCTTGAGCGTCGGGCTTCTGTTCGTCCTCACAGGATTCACCGGCAGCCTGAACTTGATCGGGCCCGAACTCGACCGTTGGCTCAATCCGGAGCTCACGGTGATCCCCCGCCCCGGCGCCGGGTTGTCGCCGGACCAGTTGATGGCATCCGTGAAATCCGCCCATCCCCGACGCTTCGGGGCTTGGCGGCTGCAATTCCCGGAATCGCCCGCCAGCCCGGCGATCGTCTGGTACGACAAACCGATCGAAACCAGCGAAGAACCGTACGCCCCGCTCATGGTGGCCATCGATCCCTACACGGGGGAAATACTGGCGAACCGGTTCTGGGGACATACGTTAGCAAGCTGGGTCCACCGCCTGCATTCCCAGTGGCTGCTCGGCGGATTCGGCCGGACGCTCGTCGGCCTGACCGGCCTGGTGCTCTTGGCCAGCCTCGTGACCGGATTGCGGCTATGGCTGCCGGCCAGACGCCGCCTGCGCCGGGCGCTGACCGTCAAACCCAGGGCCGGCTTCAAGCGCAGGATTTTCGATCTGCACCGGGTCGCCGGGATTTACGGCCTGCCGATACTGATGACCGCGGTCCTCACCGGGCTGCATCTCGCCTTTCCCTCGCTATTGACGACCGTGACCGGTACCTCGGACTTCGGGCACCACGAAGCGCCCGATGCGGAAGAAATCGCCGCTTCATCCGCCGTTTCCGACACGCCGCTGAACCTGGCCCAGGCCATATTGATGGCCCGCGGCTTGTTTCCGAACGCCATCGTCGACAGTGTGACCACGCCGCGCGCAAGCAATGGCATGTACCGGGTGGACTTCCGCAGGCCCGGAGAGCATCACGCCCTCACCGCCGTCTGGGTGGACCCCTACAGCGGCCAGATCCGCCAAAGCCGCAACTCCGCCAACTTCAGCCGGGGACAGCGCTTCGTCAACGCCATCCGCCCCTTGCACAACGGCAGCCTGCTCGGCGTGACCGGCCGCATCCTGGGATTCCTGGCCGGTTTCCTTCCCCTCGCACTCTACCTGACCGGCATGGTCCACTGGCTGCACAAGCGACGGATCGACGTGGTCCGCTATTGTCCCCGCCTGCCCCCCGAATGGGTCCGGCTTTGGCGCCGCCATTGGCCCGAGCTGAAGGGCCTGCTGTCGGCTCTCGCCCGCGCTGTGGCGGCGCAAATCGCCCATGTCGCGTCCGTCCTGTTCCGCAGAATGCTGGAGCTCTGGGCGGAACGGCAGCGCCGCCGCACACCCTCTCAAGACTGA
- the cysK gene encoding cysteine synthase A gives MKIANSVTDLIGNTPLVRIRRLSAGCGAEVVAKLEFFNPAHSVKDRIGAAMIDAAEQAGLIGPDTVIVEPTSGNTGIALAMVCAARGYRCVLTMPETMSKERRMLLRAYGAELILTPGPEGMGGAIRKAEELAASDPKYFMPQQFKNAANPEIHRKTTAEEIWRDTDGKVDIVVAGVGTGGTVTGIGEVLKSRKPTLQCVAVEPDASPVLSGGEKGPHPIQGIGAGFVPPILNTSIYDEVIRVKSDDAFEFARRAAREEGLLVGISSGAALWAALELARRPENAGKLIVTIIPSFGERYLSTALFADLAD, from the coding sequence ATGAAAATCGCCAACAGCGTCACCGATCTCATCGGCAATACCCCCTTGGTGCGAATCCGCCGGCTCAGCGCGGGCTGCGGGGCGGAGGTCGTCGCCAAGCTCGAATTCTTCAATCCGGCCCACAGCGTCAAGGACCGCATCGGCGCGGCGATGATCGACGCCGCCGAACAGGCCGGCCTGATCGGCCCGGACACCGTCATCGTCGAACCCACCAGCGGCAACACCGGCATCGCCCTGGCCATGGTCTGCGCCGCGCGCGGCTACCGTTGCGTCTTGACCATGCCCGAAACCATGAGCAAGGAGCGCCGCATGCTGCTGAGGGCCTACGGGGCCGAGCTGATCCTGACGCCGGGCCCGGAAGGCATGGGCGGGGCGATCCGCAAGGCCGAGGAACTGGCGGCTTCCGATCCGAAATATTTCATGCCGCAGCAGTTCAAGAACGCCGCCAATCCGGAAATCCACCGCAAGACCACGGCGGAGGAAATCTGGCGCGATACCGACGGCAAGGTCGATATCGTCGTGGCCGGAGTCGGCACCGGCGGCACGGTCACCGGGATCGGCGAGGTGCTGAAATCGCGCAAGCCTACCCTCCAGTGTGTCGCGGTGGAGCCGGATGCCTCGCCGGTGCTGTCCGGCGGCGAGAAGGGGCCGCATCCGATTCAGGGCATCGGCGCCGGCTTCGTGCCGCCGATCCTGAACACCTCGATCTACGACGAGGTCATCCGGGTGAAGAGCGACGACGCCTTCGAGTTCGCCCGGCGCGCCGCCCGCGAAGAAGGTCTTCTGGTCGGCATTTCTTCCGGTGCGGCGCTGTGGGCGGCGCTGGAACTGGCGCGCCGTCCGGAGAATGCCGGGAAGCTGATCGTGACGATCATCCCCTCCTTCGGCGAGCGTTACCTCAGCACCGCCCTGTTCGCGGATCTGGCGGACTGA
- a CDS encoding metallophosphoesterase family protein, giving the protein MPKRIGLIADTHGLLRPEAVALLVGSDLIVHAGDIGHPVILDGLRELAPVVAVRGNNDRGAWAESLAETAVVECPGLACYVLHDLQTLAIDPVAEGFGAVVCGHSHRAAIRESGGVLYLNPGSAGPRRFKLPVSVALLDIADGAPSARIEWIAV; this is encoded by the coding sequence GTGCCGAAGCGCATCGGGCTGATTGCCGACACCCACGGCCTGCTGCGTCCGGAGGCCGTCGCGCTGCTGGTGGGCAGCGATCTCATCGTCCATGCCGGCGATATCGGCCATCCCGTGATTCTCGATGGCCTGCGCGAACTGGCGCCGGTGGTGGCCGTGCGCGGCAACAACGACCGCGGCGCCTGGGCCGAGAGCCTTGCCGAAACCGCGGTGGTCGAATGCCCAGGCCTTGCCTGTTACGTGCTGCACGACCTGCAGACGCTGGCGATCGATCCGGTGGCCGAGGGTTTCGGCGCCGTGGTCTGCGGCCATTCCCATCGCGCGGCGATCCGCGAAAGCGGCGGGGTGCTCTATCTCAATCCGGGCAGCGCCGGCCCGCGGCGTTTCAAGCTGCCGGTCAGTGTGGCCCTGCTCGACATCGCCGACGGCGCGCCGTCGGCCCGGATCGAATGGATCGCCGTTTGA
- a CDS encoding DNA/RNA non-specific endonuclease, protein MPPFLPFPGRRTGAGKHRRRLAFPAARLPSRLHASVLGLALIAASALYGYEVFHARPRMAYLGVPRAADWKRPQTWTHVLRNRGFMLGYSELRGNPLWVTFALRPVAHAGATHRRPGHFSTDWRNLMRISPEDYTRSGYDRGHMAPNHAMDLLFGRPGQLDSFLMTNVVPQKPELNRKLWERLEEAEFDHFTRLFDPVWVVTGPLFDARTERLKSAFRIEIPDAFFRIYAAPGASSEPRLLAFVVPQDAPGNAPLDRFLASVDTVETLSGLDFFHELEDAAEERLEAEIAPEPWGLPEVARLPGRYSSKHRRQTPASSAAEP, encoded by the coding sequence TTGCCGCCCTTCCTTCCCTTCCCCGGCCGCCGAACCGGCGCCGGAAAACACCGGCGCCGACTCGCATTCCCTGCGGCACGCCTGCCCAGCCGTCTTCACGCCTCGGTATTGGGGCTGGCACTGATCGCCGCATCGGCCTTGTATGGCTACGAGGTCTTCCATGCCAGACCCCGCATGGCCTACCTGGGCGTTCCCCGCGCGGCCGACTGGAAACGGCCGCAGACCTGGACTCACGTGCTCCGCAACCGCGGCTTCATGCTCGGCTATTCGGAGCTGCGCGGCAATCCGCTTTGGGTCACCTTCGCTCTGCGGCCGGTCGCTCACGCCGGAGCAACTCACCGCCGCCCCGGCCATTTCAGTACGGACTGGCGCAACCTGATGCGGATAAGCCCCGAAGACTATACCCGCAGCGGCTACGACCGGGGACACATGGCGCCCAACCATGCGATGGACCTGCTGTTCGGCCGTCCGGGGCAGCTCGACAGCTTCCTGATGACCAACGTCGTTCCGCAAAAGCCGGAACTGAACCGCAAGCTTTGGGAGCGCCTGGAGGAAGCCGAGTTCGACCATTTCACCCGCCTGTTCGATCCGGTCTGGGTCGTCACGGGCCCCCTGTTCGACGCCCGGACGGAGCGGCTGAAGTCGGCTTTCCGGATCGAAATTCCCGATGCCTTCTTCCGCATCTATGCCGCTCCGGGCGCGTCGAGCGAACCGCGCCTCCTGGCCTTCGTGGTGCCGCAGGACGCTCCCGGAAACGCACCGCTGGACCGTTTCCTGGCCAGCGTCGATACGGTCGAGACCCTGTCCGGCCTGGATTTTTTCCACGAACTCGAAGACGCCGCGGAAGAACGCCTGGAAGCGGAAATAGCACCGGAACCCTGGGGACTGCCGGAAGTGGCCCGGTTGCCCGGACGGTATTCTTCAAAGCATCGCCGGCAAACCCCGGCCTCATCCGCCGCGGAACCATGA
- a CDS encoding peroxiredoxin, whose product MSVLVGKPAPDFKAAAVLGCGTIVDSYWFSKETKGKYAAIVFYPLDFTFVCPSELIALDHRVDELKKRGVEVIGVSVDSQFTHNAWRNTPVDKGGIGPVKYTLVADVSHAIAKAYDVEVEGAAVAYRGTFLIDKSGTVRHQVVNDLPLGRNMDELIRMVDALQFHEEHGEVCPAGWNKGQSGMKADPEGVAAYLSQNADKL is encoded by the coding sequence ATGAGCGTTCTCGTTGGCAAACCGGCCCCGGATTTCAAGGCGGCGGCGGTCCTCGGCTGCGGCACCATCGTCGACAGCTACTGGTTTTCGAAGGAAACGAAAGGCAAGTACGCCGCCATCGTGTTCTACCCGCTGGATTTCACTTTCGTCTGCCCGTCGGAGCTGATCGCGCTGGATCACCGCGTCGATGAGCTCAAGAAGCGCGGCGTGGAAGTGATCGGCGTTTCGGTGGACTCCCAGTTCACCCACAACGCATGGCGCAACACCCCGGTCGACAAGGGCGGCATCGGACCGGTCAAATACACCCTGGTCGCCGATGTCAGCCACGCCATCGCCAAGGCTTACGATGTCGAAGTCGAAGGCGCGGCCGTGGCCTATCGCGGCACCTTCCTGATCGACAAGTCCGGCACCGTGCGTCACCAGGTCGTCAACGACCTGCCGCTGGGCCGCAACATGGACGAACTGATCCGCATGGTGGACGCCCTGCAGTTCCACGAGGAGCATGGCGAAGTCTGCCCGGCGGGCTGGAACAAGGGCCAGAGCGGCATGAAGGCCGACCCGGAAGGCGTCGCCGCCTATCTGAGCCAGAACGCCGACAAGCTGTAA
- a CDS encoding DUF6156 family protein, producing the protein MPEAIAGTPRFFLTYSGVNLPLKLMTELEPEQIGHRNTYFQGYFDDQDRLVGLQKMVYGEVEMEHRYAYHRNGELKRAEITDADGELTVLDFDEDGLRLAGAAMD; encoded by the coding sequence ATGCCCGAAGCCATCGCCGGCACGCCCCGGTTTTTCCTGACCTACAGCGGTGTGAACCTCCCTCTCAAGCTGATGACCGAACTGGAACCGGAACAGATCGGCCACAGGAATACCTATTTTCAGGGGTATTTCGACGACCAGGACCGTCTGGTCGGCCTGCAGAAGATGGTTTACGGCGAAGTCGAGATGGAACACCGCTACGCCTATCACCGGAACGGCGAGCTCAAGCGCGCGGAAATCACCGACGCCGACGGCGAACTCACCGTATTGGATTTCGACGAAGACGGCCTGCGCCTCGCTGGCGCGGCGATGGACTGA
- a CDS encoding MalY/PatB family protein, which produces MKIFERLQENNRVASEFDFEIPRAGTASVKYEGRGAYFGSDDVIPLWIADMDFAAPPAVTQALTERAAHPIYGYTLCPDSLYEALIGWMKRRHGWDIRQEWILLSPGVVPSLHAAVMAFTHPGDPVVIQPPVYHPFFTAVTVPGRRLALNPLRLEQGRYRMDYEGLERLCAEGARLLILCSPHNPVGRVWSREELAEVLRIADRYGVTVLSDEIHHDLVYPGFRHMPLAALGDNPPHVLTAVAPSKTFNVPGLGLSALIVPDAGRRKALREVFELFHIGASTPFALTAFEAAYREGESWLERLLSYLAETRDFVADFLGRHAPAIRPVPTEGTYLVWLDCRELGMSDAELKQFFVRRARVGMNPGITFGEAGSGFMRLNIGAPRRIIAEALERIAGAL; this is translated from the coding sequence TTGAAAATCTTTGAACGACTCCAGGAGAACAACCGGGTGGCTTCGGAATTCGACTTCGAAATCCCGCGCGCGGGCACGGCATCCGTGAAATACGAGGGGCGCGGCGCCTATTTCGGCAGCGACGACGTGATTCCGCTGTGGATCGCCGACATGGACTTCGCCGCGCCGCCCGCCGTCACGCAGGCCTTGACGGAACGCGCGGCCCATCCGATCTACGGTTATACCTTGTGCCCGGACAGCCTGTACGAAGCGCTGATCGGCTGGATGAAGCGGCGCCACGGCTGGGACATCCGGCAGGAATGGATACTCCTCTCTCCCGGCGTCGTGCCCTCGCTCCACGCCGCGGTGATGGCTTTCACCCACCCCGGCGACCCCGTGGTGATCCAGCCGCCCGTGTACCACCCGTTCTTTACGGCGGTCACCGTTCCCGGCCGCCGGCTGGCGCTGAATCCGCTGCGGCTCGAGCAGGGGCGGTACCGGATGGATTACGAGGGTCTGGAGCGCCTGTGCGCCGAGGGCGCCCGGCTCCTGATCCTGTGCTCGCCGCACAATCCGGTGGGGCGGGTATGGTCGCGGGAAGAGCTGGCAGAAGTGCTGCGCATCGCCGACCGCTACGGCGTGACCGTGCTGTCCGACGAAATCCATCACGACCTGGTCTATCCGGGCTTCCGGCACATGCCACTGGCCGCGCTGGGGGACAATCCTCCCCATGTCCTGACCGCGGTCGCTCCATCCAAGACCTTCAATGTGCCGGGGCTGGGGCTGTCCGCCCTCATCGTGCCGGACGCCGGCCGGCGCAAGGCGCTGCGCGAGGTATTCGAACTGTTCCACATCGGCGCCTCGACGCCGTTCGCCCTCACCGCCTTCGAAGCCGCTTACCGCGAGGGCGAAAGCTGGCTGGAACGCTTGCTCTCCTATCTCGCCGAGACCCGGGACTTCGTGGCCGATTTCCTCGGCCGCCACGCACCGGCCATCAGGCCGGTCCCGACGGAGGGAACCTATCTGGTCTGGCTGGATTGTCGCGAACTGGGCATGAGCGATGCGGAGCTGAAGCAGTTCTTCGTGCGCCGGGCCCGGGTCGGCATGAATCCGGGAATCACGTTCGGCGAAGCCGGCAGCGGTTTCATGCGCCTCAACATCGGCGCGCCGCGGAGGATCATCGCCGAGGCGCTGGAGCGCATCGCCGGCGCGCTGTGA
- a CDS encoding Glu/Leu/Phe/Val dehydrogenase dimerization domain-containing protein: MRDIFDPADEFGPARIIHVWEPSIELKATVIIDNNALGPAIGGLRVASAASPGDCCRLARTMTLKSAAADLPHGGGIAVLHQAPEKTQTARRRHLVRALAVTLRSEDQFIFAPDMGSDETAMAWIRDENARAVGLPRELGGIALSRIGAAGWGLYHATEVALLYCGFKLEDARVVIHGFGTVGQNTARYLAENGAVVVGVSDSGGTLYHPRGLDIGELVAIKKNGGSVVDSTEGERLEREATIDLDCDIWIPAAGADTITQDNVARLKARLVVEAADAALSPSAERHLHEKGVICVPDFIANAGGLIGAAMEYRGANKAQVLSVIKEKIRRNTEKVLQSVETDGSLPRQAATLLATKPIVKAMGYRRWSGLSANQGAG, translated from the coding sequence ATGAGGGACATATTCGACCCCGCCGACGAGTTCGGCCCCGCCCGCATCATCCATGTCTGGGAGCCTTCGATCGAACTGAAGGCGACCGTCATCATCGACAACAACGCCTTGGGACCGGCGATCGGCGGACTGCGCGTCGCTTCCGCGGCGTCCCCCGGCGACTGCTGCCGCCTCGCCCGCACCATGACCCTCAAGAGCGCGGCGGCCGACCTTCCCCATGGCGGGGGCATCGCGGTGCTCCACCAGGCTCCCGAAAAGACCCAAACCGCCCGCAGACGGCATCTGGTGAGGGCGCTGGCCGTGACGCTTCGCAGCGAAGACCAGTTCATCTTCGCGCCCGACATGGGATCCGACGAAACCGCCATGGCCTGGATCCGGGACGAAAATGCGAGGGCCGTCGGTCTGCCGCGCGAACTGGGCGGCATCGCTTTGAGCCGGATCGGCGCTGCCGGCTGGGGACTCTACCATGCCACCGAGGTGGCGCTGCTGTATTGCGGCTTCAAACTCGAAGATGCCAGGGTCGTCATCCACGGATTCGGCACGGTCGGACAGAACACCGCCCGCTACCTCGCGGAAAACGGCGCCGTCGTGGTGGGCGTATCCGACAGTGGAGGGACGCTCTACCATCCCCGGGGACTCGACATCGGAGAACTGGTCGCCATCAAGAAGAACGGCGGCAGCGTCGTGGATTCGACCGAGGGCGAACGCCTCGAGCGGGAGGCAACGATCGATCTGGACTGCGATATCTGGATACCGGCTGCCGGCGCCGACACCATCACCCAGGACAACGTCGCCCGGCTCAAGGCCCGGCTGGTGGTCGAAGCCGCCGATGCTGCTCTTTCACCCTCGGCTGAGCGCCATCTCCATGAAAAAGGCGTCATCTGCGTCCCGGACTTCATCGCCAACGCCGGCGGCCTGATCGGAGCGGCAATGGAATACCGTGGCGCCAACAAGGCTCAGGTCCTGAGCGTCATCAAGGAAAAAATCCGCCGCAACACGGAGAAAGTTCTACAGTCGGTCGAAACCGACGGCAGCCTGCCACGCCAGGCGGCGACCTTGCTTGCGACGAAGCCGATCGTCAAAGCCATGGGCTACCGCCGCTGGAGCGGCCTTTCCGCAAACCAAGGGGCCGGCTGA
- a CDS encoding HPF/RaiA family ribosome-associated protein, protein MQVPLEITFRGIPHSDAVETRIREKAGKLEQFCDHIISCRVAVEAEHHHQHQGNLYHVRIDLAVPNKHLVVSREHHDKQAHEDVYVAVRDAFDAVKRQLEEHVRIQRGEVKNHQAPQAI, encoded by the coding sequence ATGCAAGTACCTCTGGAGATTACGTTTCGTGGCATTCCGCACTCCGACGCGGTGGAGACCAGGATTCGCGAAAAAGCGGGCAAACTGGAGCAGTTCTGCGACCACATCATCAGTTGCCGGGTTGCCGTGGAAGCCGAGCACCATCACCAGCACCAGGGTAATCTCTACCACGTGCGCATCGACCTGGCCGTTCCGAACAAGCATCTGGTGGTCAGCCGGGAACATCACGACAAGCAGGCCCACGAGGACGTCTACGTCGCGGTGCGCGACGCTTTCGATGCGGTCAAACGCCAGCTCGAGGAACATGTCCGCATCCAGCGCGGCGAAGTAAAAAACCATCAGGCGCCCCAAGCGATCTGA
- a CDS encoding Tex family protein: MDVIARIAQELGVQARQVQAAAALLDEGATVPFIARYRKEATGGLDDTQLRTLEVRLTYLRELNDRREAILASIAEQGKLTPELEQAIREADTKTVLEDLYLPYKPKRRTKAQIAREAGLEPLADALLAEPGLEPLAVAAGYVDAGKGVADAVAALDGARQILMERFAEDASLAGELREKVWSEGFLVSSLAAGKEQEGAKFKDYFEYEEALARIPSHRALALLRGRNEDVLLLDLRVAKDEEAGRRFAEHRIACAFGIADRGRPADSWLLETVRLAWKVKLLTRIELDLMQRLREAAEAEAIRVFASNLKDLLLAAPAGQRATMGLDPGLRTGVKVAVVDGTGKLVATDTIYPHAPRNQWDQSIAALAVLIARHGVSLVSIGNGTASRETDQLVADLMQRHPELGVTRVVVSEAGASVYSASELAAREFPELDVSLRGAVSIARRLQDPLAELVKIDPKSIGVGQYQHDVNQTQLGRSLDAVVEDCVNAVGVDVNTASVSLLRYVSGLSQSLGQNIVEYRNQNGPFANREQLKKVSRLGPKAFEQAAGFLRIANGENPLDASAVHPEAYPVVEKIVQRTGKDIRDLIGNAAFLRSVNAEQFTDGRFGLPTVTDIFRELEKPGRDPRPEFKTARFKEGVTELKDLEPGMRLEGVVTNVTNFGAFVDIGVHQDGLVHISHLADKFVRDPREVVKAGDVVKVKVVEVDIPRKRIALSMRSDAAKGEAEPQRREARGPAGQPRSKAAPQPAPQGAMAEALALALKRGR, translated from the coding sequence ATGGATGTGATCGCTCGTATCGCGCAGGAACTCGGTGTCCAGGCACGCCAGGTACAAGCGGCGGCGGCGCTGTTGGACGAAGGCGCCACCGTGCCCTTCATCGCGCGCTACCGCAAGGAAGCGACCGGTGGCCTGGACGATACCCAACTGCGCACGCTGGAGGTCCGGCTTACCTATCTGCGAGAGCTGAACGACCGGCGCGAAGCCATCCTGGCCAGCATCGCCGAACAGGGCAAGCTGACGCCGGAGCTGGAGCAGGCCATCCGCGAGGCCGACACCAAGACGGTGCTCGAAGACCTGTATCTTCCCTACAAGCCGAAGCGGCGAACCAAGGCCCAGATCGCCCGTGAGGCGGGCTTGGAGCCGCTGGCCGATGCGCTGCTGGCCGAGCCGGGGCTCGAACCGCTGGCTGTGGCGGCCGGTTATGTCGATGCCGGCAAGGGCGTGGCCGATGCCGTGGCGGCCCTGGACGGCGCCCGCCAGATCCTGATGGAGCGTTTCGCCGAGGATGCCTCCCTGGCGGGCGAATTGCGCGAAAAGGTGTGGAGCGAAGGGTTCCTGGTTTCCTCCCTCGCCGCCGGCAAGGAGCAGGAGGGTGCGAAGTTCAAGGACTACTTCGAATACGAGGAGGCGCTGGCCAGGATTCCCTCGCACCGCGCCCTGGCGCTGCTGCGCGGGCGCAACGAAGACGTCCTGCTGCTGGATCTGCGGGTGGCCAAGGACGAGGAAGCCGGCCGCCGTTTCGCCGAGCATCGCATCGCCTGCGCTTTCGGCATCGCCGACCGCGGCCGTCCGGCCGACTCCTGGTTGTTGGAAACCGTGCGGTTGGCTTGGAAGGTGAAGCTCCTGACCCGCATCGAACTCGATCTGATGCAACGCCTGCGCGAGGCGGCGGAGGCCGAGGCCATCCGGGTGTTCGCCAGCAACCTGAAGGATCTGCTGCTGGCCGCGCCGGCCGGGCAGCGCGCCACCATGGGACTGGATCCGGGGCTGCGTACCGGGGTCAAGGTCGCCGTCGTCGACGGCACCGGCAAACTGGTGGCGACGGATACGATCTATCCGCACGCCCCCAGGAACCAGTGGGATCAGTCCATCGCGGCACTGGCCGTCTTGATCGCCCGCCATGGCGTCAGCCTGGTCAGCATCGGCAACGGCACCGCCTCGCGCGAGACCGACCAGTTGGTGGCCGATCTGATGCAGCGCCATCCGGAACTGGGCGTGACCCGGGTGGTGGTGTCGGAGGCCGGTGCTTCGGTGTATTCGGCCTCGGAGCTGGCGGCGCGCGAATTTCCCGAGCTGGACGTGTCGCTGCGCGGCGCGGTGTCCATCGCCCGCCGTTTGCAGGACCCGTTGGCGGAGCTGGTCAAGATCGATCCCAAGTCGATCGGCGTCGGCCAGTACCAGCACGACGTCAACCAGACCCAACTCGGCCGCAGCCTCGATGCGGTGGTGGAGGACTGCGTGAACGCCGTGGGGGTGGACGTCAACACCGCTTCGGTATCGCTGCTGCGCTACGTCTCCGGCCTGTCGCAGAGCCTGGGCCAGAACATCGTGGAATACCGCAACCAGAATGGGCCGTTCGCCAATCGGGAGCAGTTGAAGAAAGTCTCGCGGCTCGGCCCCAAGGCCTTCGAGCAGGCCGCGGGCTTCCTGCGCATCGCCAATGGCGAGAATCCGCTGGATGCTTCCGCCGTGCATCCGGAAGCCTATCCGGTGGTGGAGAAGATCGTCCAGCGCACCGGCAAGGATATCCGCGATCTGATCGGCAACGCGGCCTTCCTGCGCAGTGTGAACGCCGAGCAGTTCACGGACGGGCGTTTCGGCCTGCCCACCGTCACCGACATCTTCCGCGAACTGGAGAAACCCGGCCGCGATCCCCGCCCGGAGTTCAAGACCGCCCGATTCAAGGAAGGCGTGACCGAGCTCAAGGATCTCGAGCCGGGCATGCGGCTGGAAGGGGTGGTGACCAACGTCACCAACTTCGGCGCCTTCGTCGACATCGGCGTGCATCAGGACGGCCTCGTCCACATCTCCCATCTGGCGGACAAGTTCGTGCGCGACCCGCGCGAAGTGGTCAAGGCCGGGGACGTGGTCAAGGTGAAGGTGGTAGAAGTGGACATTCCGCGCAAGCGGATCGCCCTGTCCATGCGCAGCGACGCGGCGAAGGGCGAAGCGGAGCCGCAGCGCCGGGAGGCGAGAGGGCCGGCCGGCCAGCCGCGCAGCAAAGCCGCTCCGCAGCCGGCGCCGCAAGGCGCGATGGCCGAGGCGTTGGCGCTGGCTTTGAAGCGCGGGCGCTGA
- a CDS encoding alpha/beta hydrolase encodes MDRRFVLAPGHALVCLALLMIQTACAPLVNRPGPAVALPQLHAAHFVAADGAVLPVRRWLPTGTRPKAVIVAVHGFNDYSHAFEPLGSYLESRGIGCYAYDQRGFGLAPGRGLWAGVATYAEDLETFVGRVRARHPGVPVYLLGESMGGAVAIVAMTSARPPRADGLILSAPAVWSRDTMPWYQSSLLALSSHTLPWLRLTGEGLGVMASDNIEMLRGLGRDPNVIKATRVDAIHGLADLMDAAQERVASLKTPTLVLYGERDEIIPRPPVMALLDKLPPGTRFAYYRRGYHLLLRDLQAETPWRDIAAWVTAPAAPLPSGAERQAAEGLPAADGT; translated from the coding sequence ATGGACCGTCGTTTTGTCCTCGCACCCGGGCATGCCCTGGTTTGCCTGGCACTGCTCATGATACAGACGGCCTGCGCCCCTCTGGTCAATCGTCCCGGCCCGGCCGTGGCGTTGCCGCAACTGCACGCCGCCCATTTCGTTGCCGCCGACGGCGCGGTGCTGCCGGTCCGGCGCTGGCTGCCGACCGGGACACGGCCCAAGGCCGTCATCGTCGCCGTCCACGGCTTCAACGACTACAGCCACGCTTTCGAGCCCTTGGGCAGTTATCTGGAAAGCCGCGGCATCGGCTGCTACGCCTACGACCAGCGCGGCTTCGGCCTCGCACCGGGGCGTGGGCTCTGGGCGGGGGTCGCTACCTACGCCGAGGATCTCGAGACCTTCGTCGGACGGGTACGGGCCCGGCATCCGGGCGTACCGGTCTATCTGCTGGGGGAAAGCATGGGCGGCGCCGTGGCCATCGTCGCCATGACCTCCGCCCGGCCTCCGCGGGCCGATGGCCTCATCCTGTCCGCGCCGGCGGTGTGGTCGCGCGACACCATGCCGTGGTACCAAAGCTCTCTGCTGGCCCTGAGCTCGCATACCCTGCCCTGGCTCCGCCTCACCGGCGAAGGGCTGGGGGTGATGGCATCGGACAACATCGAGATGCTCCGCGGCCTGGGGCGGGATCCCAACGTCATCAAGGCCACCCGGGTCGACGCGATCCACGGCCTGGCGGACTTGATGGACGCCGCCCAGGAACGCGTCGCTTCGCTGAAGACACCGACCCTCGTGCTCTATGGCGAACGCGACGAGATCATTCCGAGGCCGCCGGTCATGGCCCTGCTGGACAAGCTTCCGCCCGGCACCCGCTTCGCCTATTACCGGCGGGGTTACCACCTGCTGCTGCGCGACCTCCAGGCCGAGACGCCCTGGCGCGACATCGCTGCCTGGGTCACGGCACCGGCGGCGCCGCTGCCGTCCGGGGCGGAGCGCCAGGCCGCCGAAGGGCTTCCGGCAGCGGACGGCACCTGA